In a single window of the Pseudomonas sp. B21-015 genome:
- a CDS encoding coniferyl aldehyde dehydrogenase, translating into MPADIAYLNNLQQPLDELQTLFDAQRAAYAANPMPPAAQRQQWLKALKDLLSNERQALIDAISQDFSHRSADETLLAELMPSLHGIHYASRHLKNWMKTSRRKVGLAFQPASAKVVYQPLGVVGVIVPWNYPLYLAVGPLVGALSAGNRVMLKLSESTPATGLLLKELLGRVFPQDLVCVVLGEADIGVAFSRLRFDHLLFTGATSIGKHVMRAAAENLTPVTLELGGKSPAIVSRDVPLKDAAERIAFGKTLNAGQTCVAPDYALVPEDRVGSFVEAYRQAVRGFYPTLADNPDYTAIINDRQLARLNGYLSDATSKGALLIPLFDQGQGRRMGHSLLLNVSDDMTVMQDEIFGPLLPIVPYKDLDEAFAYINQRPRPLALYYFGYDKREQNRVLHETHSGGVCLNDTLLHVAQDDMPFGGIGASGMGHYHGHEGFLTFSKAKGVLIKQRFNAAKLIYPPYGKFIQKLIQKLFIR; encoded by the coding sequence ATGCCTGCTGACATTGCCTACCTGAACAACCTGCAGCAGCCTCTGGACGAACTCCAAACCCTGTTCGACGCTCAACGCGCAGCGTATGCAGCCAACCCGATGCCACCCGCCGCTCAGCGCCAGCAATGGCTAAAGGCGTTGAAGGACCTGCTGAGCAATGAGCGCCAGGCCCTGATCGACGCCATCAGCCAGGACTTCAGCCACCGCAGCGCCGATGAAACCCTGCTCGCCGAATTGATGCCCAGCTTGCACGGTATTCACTACGCCAGCCGGCACCTCAAAAACTGGATGAAAACCTCGCGACGCAAAGTCGGTCTCGCCTTTCAACCAGCGTCGGCCAAAGTGGTTTATCAACCGTTGGGCGTGGTCGGAGTGATCGTGCCGTGGAACTACCCCCTTTACCTGGCCGTCGGGCCGTTGGTGGGTGCATTGTCGGCGGGTAACCGGGTGATGCTCAAACTCAGCGAATCGACCCCCGCCACCGGTTTGCTGCTCAAGGAACTGCTGGGCCGGGTTTTCCCCCAGGATCTGGTCTGCGTGGTGCTCGGCGAGGCCGATATCGGTGTGGCGTTCTCGCGGCTGCGTTTCGATCATTTGCTGTTCACGGGAGCCACCAGCATCGGCAAACACGTGATGCGCGCGGCGGCCGAGAATCTGACGCCGGTGACCCTCGAACTGGGCGGCAAGTCCCCGGCCATCGTTTCCCGCGATGTCCCGCTCAAGGACGCCGCCGAACGTATCGCTTTCGGCAAGACCCTCAACGCCGGGCAAACCTGCGTCGCCCCGGACTATGCGCTGGTGCCGGAAGACCGCGTAGGCTCTTTCGTCGAAGCCTATCGTCAGGCGGTTCGCGGGTTTTATCCGACCCTGGCCGACAATCCGGACTACACCGCCATCATCAATGACCGACAACTGGCGCGGCTCAACGGCTACCTCAGCGACGCCACCAGCAAGGGCGCGCTGCTGATTCCGCTGTTCGATCAGGGCCAGGGCCGACGCATGGGTCATAGCCTGCTGCTCAACGTCAGCGACGACATGACGGTGATGCAGGACGAAATCTTCGGCCCGCTGCTGCCGATCGTGCCGTACAAGGATCTCGATGAAGCGTTTGCCTACATCAACCAACGGCCTCGTCCGCTGGCGCTGTATTACTTCGGCTACGACAAGCGCGAGCAAAACCGCGTCCTCCACGAAACCCATTCCGGCGGCGTCTGCCTCAATGACACCTTGCTGCACGTTGCTCAGGACGACATGCCGTTCGGCGGCATCGGTGCCTCGGGCATGGGCCACTACCACGGCCACGAGGGTTTCCTGACCTTCAGCAAGGCCAAGGGCGTACTGATCAAACAGCGTTTCAACGCAGCGAAGCTGATCTATCCGCCGTACGGTAAATTCATTCAGAAACTGATCCAGAAGCTATTCATCCGCTAA
- a CDS encoding TetR/AcrR family transcriptional regulator — protein MAPRIKTSERIVQNSLELFNQQGERSISTNHIAAHMEISPGNLYYHFPNKQAIIAVLFSEYENLVDSFLRPPQGRAATVEDKRFYLKELLAAMWQYRFLHRDLEHLLDSDPELAARYRRFSQRCLIQGTHIYAGFVEAGILCMDKVQIESLTLNAWIILTSWVRFLCTTRENSNHLSEQAMKRGVYQVLVLEAGFVTDQSRDAVNALFEEFYVPLAQALEEVG, from the coding sequence ATGGCCCCTCGGATCAAAACCAGCGAGCGCATCGTGCAGAACAGCCTGGAGCTGTTCAATCAACAGGGCGAGCGCAGTATCAGCACCAACCACATTGCTGCCCACATGGAGATTTCCCCGGGCAACCTGTACTACCACTTCCCCAACAAGCAGGCGATCATCGCCGTGTTGTTCAGTGAGTACGAAAACCTGGTGGACAGCTTTCTGCGCCCGCCCCAGGGGCGTGCCGCGACAGTCGAAGACAAGCGCTTCTACCTCAAGGAATTGCTCGCCGCCATGTGGCAATACCGGTTCCTGCATCGCGACCTCGAGCATTTGCTCGACAGCGATCCCGAGCTGGCCGCCCGTTATCGGCGCTTTTCCCAGCGCTGCCTGATCCAGGGCACACACATCTACGCGGGCTTCGTCGAGGCCGGCATTCTGTGCATGGACAAGGTTCAGATCGAATCCCTGACCCTCAATGCCTGGATCATCCTCACCTCGTGGGTGCGTTTTCTGTGCACTACGCGGGAAAACTCCAACCATCTGAGCGAACAGGCCATGAAACGAGGCGTGTATCAGGTGCTGGTGCTGGAGGCCGGGTTCGTCACTGATCAATCTCGCGATGCGGTGAATGCACTGTTCGAAGAGTTTTATGTGCCGCTGGCCCAGGCGCTGGAAGAAGTGGGATAA
- the rsmD gene encoding 16S rRNA (guanine(966)-N(2))-methyltransferase RsmD: MASPKKPVHNVHNGVNQLRIIGGEWRSRRLSFPDAPGLRPTPDRVRETLFNWLAPYVAGAKVLDPFTGSGALFLEALSRGAAMGQALDASNIAVSSLKEHLGTLRCTTGQVQTADALRYLETQPATAFDLVFLDPPFNQNLLPVVCTLLEERHWLADDAWVYTESETAPSILGLPGNWRLHREQKSGRVYYALWQRMAGIAG; the protein is encoded by the coding sequence ATGGCCAGTCCAAAAAAACCTGTTCACAACGTCCATAACGGTGTGAATCAACTGCGCATCATCGGCGGCGAATGGCGTAGCCGGCGCCTGAGTTTCCCGGATGCTCCGGGCCTGCGGCCGACCCCGGACCGGGTGCGTGAAACCCTGTTCAACTGGCTCGCGCCTTACGTCGCCGGGGCCAAGGTGCTCGATCCGTTTACCGGCAGTGGCGCGTTGTTTCTGGAAGCCTTGTCCCGTGGCGCGGCCATGGGTCAGGCGCTGGACGCCAGCAACATCGCGGTGTCCAGCCTGAAAGAACATCTGGGCACCCTGCGCTGCACCACCGGTCAGGTACAGACTGCCGACGCATTGCGTTATCTGGAAACCCAACCGGCCACGGCGTTCGATCTGGTATTTCTCGACCCTCCGTTCAATCAGAATCTTTTGCCAGTCGTTTGCACTCTGCTCGAAGAGCGTCATTGGCTGGCCGACGATGCGTGGGTCTACACTGAAAGCGAAACAGCACCGTCGATACTTGGCTTGCCGGGAAACTGGCGCCTGCATCGGGAGCAGAAATCCGGACGAGTGTATTACGCGTTGTGGCAACGTATGGCAGGGATCGCCGGCTAG
- a CDS encoding pitrilysin family protein — protein MSERKKSRLALIGLIAVALIGSAAFYLSKPDESNASEALDKAKASQKLQSLAELDGKAPSHRSLNVQTWNTAEGAKVLFVEARELPMFDMRLIFAAGSSQDGDAPGLALLTNAMLNEGVAGKDVSAIAQGFEGLGADFGNGAYKDMALASLRSLSAVDKREPALKLFAEVVGKPTFPADSFARIKNQMLAGFEYQKQNPGKLASLELMNRLYGAHPYAHSSDGTAKSIPPITLAQLRAFHQKAYAAGNVVIALVGDLSRAEAEAVAAQVSADLPKGPALAKIEQPTDPTPSIGHIEFPSKQTNLMIAQLGIDRDDPDYAALSMGNQILGGGGFGTRLMSEVREKRGLAYGVYSGFSPMQVRGPFMINLQTRAEMSEGTLKLVQDVLADYLKTGPTEKELDDAKRELAGSFPLSTASNADIVGQLGAMGFYNLPLSYLEDFMQQSQSLTVEQIKTALNKHLSTDKLVIVSAGPTVPQKPLPAPTDKPAEQPLGVPEH, from the coding sequence ATGAGTGAGCGTAAAAAATCGCGTCTGGCCCTGATCGGCCTGATCGCTGTCGCACTGATCGGGTCTGCCGCCTTCTATTTGTCCAAACCCGACGAGTCCAACGCCAGCGAAGCCCTCGACAAAGCCAAGGCCAGCCAGAAGCTGCAATCGCTGGCCGAACTCGACGGCAAGGCCCCAAGCCATCGCTCGCTGAACGTGCAGACCTGGAACACCGCCGAAGGCGCCAAGGTGCTGTTCGTCGAAGCCCGTGAGCTGCCGATGTTCGACATGCGCCTGATCTTCGCCGCCGGCAGCAGCCAGGACGGCGATGCACCCGGCCTGGCACTGCTGACCAACGCCATGCTCAACGAAGGTGTGGCCGGCAAAGATGTCAGCGCTATCGCCCAGGGCTTCGAAGGCCTGGGCGCCGACTTCGGCAACGGCGCGTACAAAGACATGGCGCTTGCCTCCTTGCGCAGCCTGAGTGCCGTGGACAAACGCGAGCCTGCCTTGAAGCTGTTCGCTGAAGTCGTCGGCAAACCGACCTTCCCCGCCGATTCGTTTGCCCGCATCAAAAACCAGATGCTCGCCGGCTTCGAATACCAGAAACAAAACCCCGGCAAACTCGCCAGCCTGGAGCTGATGAATCGCTTGTATGGCGCTCACCCGTACGCGCACTCCAGTGACGGCACGGCGAAGAGCATTCCACCGATCACCCTGGCGCAGTTGCGGGCCTTCCATCAGAAAGCCTACGCCGCTGGCAACGTAGTGATTGCGCTGGTGGGCGACCTGTCGCGCGCCGAGGCCGAGGCGGTTGCCGCACAAGTATCCGCCGACCTGCCCAAAGGCCCGGCCCTGGCGAAAATCGAACAACCGACCGACCCCACGCCCAGCATCGGTCACATCGAGTTTCCGTCCAAGCAGACCAACCTGATGATCGCGCAACTGGGTATCGACCGTGACGATCCGGATTACGCGGCGTTGTCCATGGGCAATCAGATCCTTGGCGGCGGTGGTTTCGGCACCCGGTTGATGAGCGAAGTGCGCGAGAAGCGCGGCCTGGCCTACGGCGTGTATTCGGGTTTCAGCCCGATGCAGGTTCGCGGCCCGTTCATGATCAATCTGCAAACCCGCGCCGAGATGAGCGAAGGCACGCTGAAACTGGTGCAGGATGTGCTCGCCGACTACCTTAAAACCGGCCCCACCGAAAAAGAACTCGATGACGCCAAGCGCGAACTGGCCGGCAGCTTCCCGCTGTCCACCGCCAGCAACGCCGATATCGTCGGTCAGCTCGGCGCCATGGGTTTCTACAACTTGCCGTTGAGCTACCTGGAGGACTTCATGCAGCAGTCCCAGAGCCTGACCGTCGAGCAAATCAAAACCGCCCTGAACAAACACCTGAGCACGGACAAACTGGTCATCGTCAGCGCTGGCCCGACCGTGCCACAAAAGCCGTTACCGGCCCCTACTGATAAACCTGCCGAGCAACCGCTCGGGGTTCCGGAGCATTAA
- a CDS encoding sulfurtransferase translates to MPIAQLISPQALDLKKEAPGLVILDCRFALEDPDYGQRSYCEGHIAGSSFADLERDLSGTVVKGVTGRHPLPEPENLIERLQAWGINADSEVVLYDDGPGAYAARAWWLLAWLGKRDGVFILDGGLKAWHAAGLPLSLDAPSITRGTFTGTPDASLLLSAEQLQQRLGQPALTLLDARALPRFKGEVEPIDPIAGHIPGAQCAAFTDNLGSDGRFLPADQLKQRFAAKLGVRSPTELVAYCGSGVTACHNLFALCLAGYPLGSLYAGSWSEWINDPARGVATGE, encoded by the coding sequence ATGCCCATTGCGCAACTGATCAGCCCGCAAGCGTTGGACCTGAAAAAGGAGGCGCCGGGGCTGGTAATTCTGGATTGTCGTTTTGCCCTCGAAGACCCGGACTACGGTCAGCGCAGCTATTGCGAAGGTCATATCGCCGGGTCGAGTTTTGCCGATCTTGAGCGTGATTTGAGCGGGACAGTGGTCAAGGGTGTGACCGGGCGTCATCCGTTGCCTGAGCCCGAAAACCTGATCGAGCGTCTGCAGGCCTGGGGCATCAACGCCGACAGCGAGGTGGTTTTGTATGATGACGGTCCCGGCGCCTACGCGGCGCGGGCCTGGTGGTTGCTGGCCTGGCTGGGCAAGCGCGATGGCGTGTTCATACTCGATGGCGGGCTGAAAGCCTGGCATGCCGCCGGATTGCCCTTGAGTCTTGATGCGCCGTCGATCACCCGCGGTACCTTCACCGGGACGCCGGATGCTTCGCTGTTGCTCAGCGCCGAACAGCTGCAGCAACGTCTCGGCCAGCCAGCGTTGACCTTGCTCGACGCCCGCGCCCTGCCGCGCTTCAAGGGCGAAGTGGAGCCGATCGATCCGATAGCCGGACACATCCCCGGCGCGCAATGTGCCGCGTTCACCGACAACCTGGGCAGTGACGGGCGTTTCCTGCCGGCCGATCAGCTCAAGCAACGGTTTGCTGCGAAGCTAGGTGTTCGTTCGCCGACGGAACTGGTCGCGTATTGCGGTTCTGGCGTGACGGCCTGCCACAACCTGTTCGCCCTGTGCCTGGCGGGTTATCCGTTGGGGTCGCTGTATGCCGGGTCGTGGAGTGAGTGGATCAACGATCCCGCACGAGGCGTCGCCACCGGCGAATGA
- a CDS encoding hydrolase: MSHLPERFTPAFTPAYGLGNPHLQTLWGPLWRKTTHIERERERLWLEDGDFLDLDWHAPHSANAPLVLVLHGLTGSSNSPYVAGMQKALGARGWASVALNWRGCSGEPNLLPRSYHSGASEDLAETIKHLRTLRPLAPLYAVGYSMGGNVLLKHLGETGSNSGVLGAVAVSVPFRLDQCADRISQGFSKFYQAHFMREMVAYIKNKQRKFQHDGHEDGLAALAALGSLENLRTFWDFDGRVTAPLNGFADAADYYRRASSRYFLGEIRTPTLIIQAADDPFVFPHSLPQADELSASTQFELQAKGGHVGFVEGTFRQPGYYLERRIPQWLAATGRT, translated from the coding sequence GTGTCCCATCTGCCAGAACGTTTCACCCCCGCCTTCACGCCCGCCTACGGCCTGGGCAATCCGCACTTACAAACCTTGTGGGGACCGCTATGGCGCAAAACCACGCATATCGAGCGCGAGCGGGAACGATTGTGGCTTGAAGACGGCGACTTCCTTGACCTGGACTGGCACGCCCCCCACAGCGCGAATGCGCCGCTGGTGCTGGTATTGCACGGCCTGACCGGTTCGTCGAATTCGCCTTATGTGGCCGGCATGCAAAAGGCGCTGGGCGCCCGGGGTTGGGCCAGCGTCGCGCTGAACTGGCGAGGCTGCTCCGGCGAGCCCAATCTGTTGCCGCGCAGCTACCATTCCGGGGCCAGTGAAGACCTGGCGGAAACCATCAAACACTTGCGAACCCTGCGCCCCCTCGCGCCGCTGTATGCGGTCGGTTATTCCATGGGCGGTAACGTATTGCTCAAGCATCTGGGCGAAACCGGCAGCAACAGCGGTGTGCTCGGCGCGGTGGCAGTGTCGGTGCCGTTTCGCCTCGATCAGTGTGCCGATCGTATCAGCCAGGGTTTTTCCAAATTCTATCAAGCGCATTTCATGCGTGAGATGGTCGCCTACATCAAGAACAAGCAGCGCAAATTCCAGCATGACGGACATGAGGATGGCCTGGCGGCGTTGGCAGCCCTGGGCTCGCTGGAGAACTTGCGCACCTTCTGGGATTTCGATGGCCGGGTCACCGCACCTCTGAACGGTTTCGCCGATGCCGCGGATTACTATCGCCGCGCCTCAAGTCGTTATTTCCTTGGAGAGATTCGCACGCCGACCCTGATTATCCAGGCGGCCGATGACCCGTTTGTGTTTCCTCATAGCCTGCCGCAAGCCGACGAATTGTCCGCCAGCACTCAATTCGAGTTGCAGGCCAAGGGTGGGCATGTCGGTTTCGTCGAGGGCACGTTCAGGCAACCGGGTTACTACCTGGAGCGGCGCATTCCCCAATGGCTGGCCGCCACGGGGCGCACCTGA